The Perca flavescens isolate YP-PL-M2 chromosome 23, PFLA_1.0, whole genome shotgun sequence genome has a window encoding:
- the slc35e3 gene encoding solute carrier family 35 member E3 → MAGTLFNLSSNRRIVAGLLVNLLSSICIVFINKWIYVHYGFPNMTLTLVHFVVTWLGLYICNKMDIFSPKSLPIRRIVWLALSFCGFVAFTNLSLQNNSIGTYQLAKAMTTPVIILIQTTYYKKTFSTKIKLTLVPITLGVILNSYFDVRFNLLGMVFATLGVLVTSLYQVWVGAKQHELQVNSMQLLYYQAPLSSGFLLCVVPVFEPLTGDGGIFGPWSLPALMTVLFSGVVAFLVNLSIYWIIGNTSAVTYNMFGHFKFCITLIGGYLLFHDPLSLNQALGILCTLAGILSYTHFKLNEQEEGKSRLAQRP, encoded by the exons ATGGCTGGGACGCTGTTCAATTTATCATCCAACAGGCGCATCGTCGCCGGCCTGCTGGTCAACCTGCTGTCCTCCATCTGCATTGTTTTTATCAACAAGTGGATCTACGTACACTATGGCTTCCCCAACATGACCTTGACCCTCGTTCACTTTGTGGTCACCTGGCTGGGACTCTACATCTGTAACAAAATGGACATTTTCTCTCCAAAAAGCCTTCCCATTCGCAGGATTGTGTGGCTGGCTCTGAGCTTCTGTGGGTTCGTGGCCTTCACCAACCTTTCCCTGCAGAACAACTCAATAGGAACGTACCAGCTGGCTAAAGCCATGACCACACCCGTCATCATCCTCATCCAGACCACCTACTACAAGAAGACCTTCTCCACCAAGATTAAACTGACACTG GTGCCCATCACATTAGGGGTGATATTGAATTCGTACTTTGACGTGAGGTTCAACCTGCTGGGGATGGTGTTTGCAACGCTGGGCGTTTTGGTGACGTCGCTTTACCAAGTG tGGGTGGGAGCTAAACAACATGAGCTCCAGGTGAACTCCATGCAGCTTCTGTACTATCAG GCTCCTCTGTCATCGGGCTTCCTGCTCTGCGTCGTTCCCGTGTTTGAGCCGCTGACTGGAGACGGAGGAATATTTGGACCCTGGTCTCTACCTGCTctg ATGACGGTGCTGTTCTCGGGTGTGGTGGCGTTCCTGGTCAACCTGTCCATCTACTGGATCATTGGAAACACCTCGGCTGTCAC CTACAACATGTTTGGTCACTTTAAATTCTGCATCACTCTGATTGGAGGGTACCTGCTCTTTCATGACCCGCTGTCACTCAACCAG GCATTGGGGATCCTCTGCACTCTGGCAGGTATCCTGTCTTACACTCACTTCAAGCTGAACGAACAGGAGGAGGGGAAGAGCCGCCTTGCTCAAAGACCGTAG